The DNA sequence cgtctttggcaccatgcaagatgagtctgcttcgttagaaagaaggacccatggaacaacatgatcctactcttgcctctgcaagagttcatgtccttgacctctgtctaagaaaagcaccgtgcctctgctccatgttccaacttctatgctggctcccttcatgcggcttgggtacttcgccaagttacacccaagttcctccgctcctcgtttttgcattgagtcgatggtggccctcacgcccaccattccacgggtcagccctcccttgagttcgatctccacattgactccaagtgtgccttcatttaagttgctttgggtcgctcccccacttgatctcgcaatgcattctctcaagcgagatcatgcgacgactcctcgccgcttgctcaatccatcgagcttcgtggagttgttgtttgttgaggtactcctcctcaacatgtgaggtccgtctcacatgattctccctctggagagccgggacttatccctcctggataactatcccgttggagcaacatctctcttcgtttgggagaccattatccccttggactactccgatctgctgaacaaactgtgcattgttctgcctcctgcaaacgcacttgctagattgcgactccccgtcaatacagaccccgctgcacccctcaaggcctagcaacatgctggactcgttgcacacttcagcctcctacggacgtatccttcacatgccgaagagaaaatttcaatgctctatggcgccgagtttcgatcgccttgggatggccacgaacattccatcgtccgcatacaagcccatgcatgagtaccaaattcttcgagttagcaattcccctcacctctatgagctttgcataactcttttggtcgttgagcaactcattccaccttggatggtctcatcctttaccaagcgcctcgcttgccttgagcaccatcaagtatagttgtcaatgttgagcagtagctcaaactcagccatcccaacctttgtgcgctccacattcttccaagcttgtctgttctcgtggtgcctcttgcgcgaagggttggccattcctctgaatgccaatctcagatgcccgctcctccgagcgactccttttccctacatctccatgcccgttttccctcaaacggtcgcgcgtgtgctgactgccctcaacgcagccccgctaggtcccccacgtttgcatgctaagtgtttctatgagtgcttgtcccgctttgataccatctgtcacagacttagctggttttgcctaagtcgtgcggcacccttgcgtgtccgtccgcaaaggtcaacctccccgaagactcccattgtcccttaggaccaacaagagagagaacgggctagagagaaggctcaatcgggatccacaagcaaacatctccgaaaaacacttcatagacaatgcaaattacaaacagactttacaagctctgaatagtggcacaataaagggtaaaatggtccattacagaccgaagatctctcgcacgtgtccacatgacacaacctttatttacaagcctaaagaggccaccaacccaaataaaatgggactattaagccttcggccgcccctttacatgttgtacaaggcatgaacatgccaaaagacacggacatacataagcattacatcaaacaccttgtttagaagtttgtccgtgacagttcgcacccgaaatacaagatcaagtgatTCCACCACACTTTCGGCTCCCATCCCTGGATGCCTATGACGGCGCCGCTGACCCCGCGGATCACGTGGCCgtgtttcgcgcccaaatggcgctatatgggacttctgacACCTTGATGTGCAAGGCGTTCCCAACGACCCTAAGGGGACCGGCCCGcgcatggtacagcggcctgaagaccgggaccatctcttccttcgaccagctcgctcgAGACTTCAAGCTCAACTTCCTGGCCTACGCCCGTCCGAAGCCGtccgtggcgttgctcctcggactccaccaaagggaggatgagcccctctcccacttCGTAAACCATTTTACGACGCAGATCCGAGGACTCTCAGACGGTCACCCTTCTCTATTGATGTAGGCGTTCATGATaggcctgcggccctccaggttcttctggtctctggtggagcggccccccacgacggtacccgagatgctccagcgggcgagccagttcgtcgccgtagagacatggatggccgggaagcgcgaagagcacaagagggtcaagacggaGCCGCCCCGGCAGCAGCAACCCGCTGCGTCTCGGCGTAGGTTGGACAGATCCGACCCGCCGACATCGAGGCCCCCTCTCCCAGCCTTGAACTCGCCCCGAACGAAAATATTCCTCCACATAAGGGAAAAGGGACTACTCAAAGAACCTTACCCGATGAGGAATCTGCGGGCGCTGGCGGACCAATCGAAGTACTACTTCTTCCACCGGCAACATGGGCATGACTCTGAATAGTGTCGGGAGCTAAAgaggcagatcgaggagctcattcgTAGGGGACACCTCGGTCAGTACCTCCGACCGGACAAGGAACTTTCACCACACCCGGAGGGTCCCATTGAACAACACATCAACGTAATAGCTGGCGGCCTCGCATCTGGGGGGGATTCTATGACCAGAAGAAAGGCGTACGCCAGAGCCGCTCCGGCCGAAGCTCCTAGGCACGGGCCCGAGCCTAACATCACCTTCCCGGCCGAGGCATCCGAACAAACCGAGCACGACGACGCGCTCGTGATATCGGCCAGAATAGCCAATgcgcaagtaagaaggatcatggtcgataccgggagctcggccgacatactctacttcgacgccttccaaaagctcggcttaTCCGGAGATAACATGAAGCCGATGTTCTCGGCACTCACCGGATTCACTGGTGATTCAATCTCGCCGCTGGGGGCGATCACTTTACCATTGACCCTGGGAGCCCCGCCgaggtcgaagacggtgatgaccaccttCCTGGTAATCGATCTTCCCGCTGCATATAACGCCATTCTCGgccggccgaccctcaacaaaatcagagctgtcgtctcgacctactaccaaactgtgaagttcccgacccatgCCGGGACCGGAGAGGTCGTAGGAAGTCCCCGAGaatccaggcgctgctacctAGCCGTTGTTTCGCTACCCAAGAGGGCCAGTATCGAACCACCGTTGGCGGACCCCCGGGAGGCAAAGAAGCCAGCCTCCCATCCtgagccgagggggtccaccaTCGACGTGCCGCTGCTAGAAGATCGACCGGAACAGATGGTTAGGATCGGGTCAGGGCTACCCGAGCAAGAATGAAGACAGCTCGTCGGCCTCCTACAGAagaatgccgacgtcttcgcttggtcgccctctgacatgacgggcgtcgacccggAGGTAGCGCAGCATCACCTCAACATTTCACCCGACGCCCGCCTGGTAAAACAAAAACCTAGACGACAGGCTCCTGATCGGCAGCTGGCCATACGGGAAGAAGTAGGTCGACTTCTGGCGGCggacttcatagaagaagccagatacccacaatggctatccaatgtagtcctcgtcaagaaagctaatggaagctggaggatgtgcgttgattacaccagtctTAACAATGCATGCCCGAAGGATTGCTATCCCCTTCCAAaaatcgaccagttggtcgacgccACGGCCAGACACGCCCTCCTCTCGTTCATGGACGCCTTTtcgggatacaaccagatcagaatggcacccgaagaccaagagcatacggccttcctcaccgatcaggggatctacttctacaaggtcatgcccttcggattgaagaacgccagggctacataccagagaacggtaaacaagatgttcgcccaccagatcgggcggaacatgaaagtttacgtcgacgacatgattgTCAAAAGCCAAGAGGCGGGAGCCCACCTGGCCGATCTGGCTGAGACGTTCGCCACGCTACGCAAATACGCTGTGCAAATTCACCTCGCTgagctcctcaaatgggcggtggagctcggcgagcatgacatacaatacgtgcccaggaccgctttcaaagcccagtccgtggccgacttcatcgcagaaTTAACCCAGATCGGGGACGAGGATCTCGAACAACCTCCCGAGGCATGAGTCCTGCACGTCGATGGATCGGCCAACTCAAAAGGTGCCGGCGCGGGGCTGGTGTTGCAAGCTCCCGACGGGCGGTCATTCGAACGTTCCCTCAGCTTCGGGTTCCAGgccactaacaacgaggcggaatacgaggcgctcctagcaggactcaggctggccctcgagatgcaggtggtcgccatccgcgtcctcaccgactcgcagctggtagccgagcaactcaacgggggatacgaggctcgggacccGATCATGGCCAAGTACCTAGCACAGGTAAAGAACTTGACCGCCAAGTTCCCTCATTTTGCATTGTCTAGTATCCCGAGGGGAGAGAATGGGCGAGCCGACACGCTAGCTAAGCTGGCATCAAAGCCGGCCCCAGAAGCTGGGCCCGAAGTCGAGGAGCTCCCTGCCCGTGCCATCGAAGTCGCGACGGCAACCTCGAGCGGCGCGCCTACCACCTGGGTACAAGAATTGTTGCGCTTCAAACGGGATGGGACTCTTCCGCCCGACGAAGAGGCGGCTCGGCGCCTGTGTCACACGCACGCGTGGTATACCGAGGTGAGTGGACGGCTTTACAAGCGATCTTTCACATACCCCCTCCTACGatgcttggagcccgacgaagctcAGATGGTTCTGGCCGAGGTCCATGACGGAATCTGCGgggaacacatcggcgggcgaaccctggcatacaaaatacttcgccaaggttactactggccgaccatgcgccaggatgCGAAGGCCCACGTGCAACGGTGTAGTTcgtgccaagaacacgcccgcacaccccggcagcccgcggtcccgctcaccCCCATCGACTACGCATGGCCGTTCGTACAATGGGGGCTGGACCTGCTCGGTCTTTTCCCCCCAGCCTCAGGACAGCGAAAATACATCGTCCTGGGtgtggattatttcacaaagtgggtcgagaccGAACCATTGGCGACGATCACGGAGCGGCAAATAGAAAAGttcgtgtggaagaacctggtgactcggttcggcttgcccaaaaccatcatcacAGACAACGGGCCCCAGTTCGTCGGTAGAAGGTTTCGGGAGTTCTGTGTGAACCACGAaatccagctaaggttcagctcggtggcctaccctcagacgaacggatTAGCAGAGGTGACCAATCGGTCCATTCTAGAtgggctcaaaagaagagtgtccgctgcccgatcggcttggacggacgaactcccgagcgtcttatggtcgctatgcaccactcccaagaccacgactggagaatccccctacagcctcgcgttcggaaccgaagctgtcCTTCCGCCCGAGGTAGCCATTGCCACCCTTTGGACAGGAAGCTATGACGAGGAAGTCtcgaacgaaggacttcgagccgCCCTCGACCTGCTGGAGGAGCAGCGTGCCGACGCACACTTAAAACCCCTCTCTTATAAGAGAGCGGtcgcgagggtctacaaccgaaaggtacgaccccgacccaTCAAACTGGGCGACCTAGTCCTCCGGAGGACCGAGGTCAGCGATCCGACCCGAGCGCGCGGTAAGTTGGCTCCCAATTGAGAAGGCCCTTACCGGGTGACCGAAGTTGTCAGGGTCGGTACGTTTCAACTCGCGACGATGATGGGCCGCCCCTTGCCAAGGACTTGGAACGCGCAAAATCTCAAAAAGTTCTTCCCGTGAGCAGAGACTTGACTAAGAGACAGAATTGTATTGCAACATCAAAAGACACAAGCAGACAAATTGGGGAAAAAGACTGTGTTCATTCAAGAAACCCATTACATGTCAAAACTTCCAAGCGACAAGACAAACAAAGGAAAAGTACAGATGCGACAACACTTATTCAGGTGCATCGGGGCTGTCGTCAAAAGGCACCTCCTCCGGCATGTCGACACCCATGTCCTCAAGAAAGGAGTCGAAGGGGTCTTCCGTGATCTCCAGGTCAGGGTAGCGCCCCTTAAAACGGGCAAGGGCAATCCGGTACCCGTATTCGTACGAGACCCGCCTAGTCCGAACAAGGCCAAGTTGAAAGCCCGAGGAAgctttgtagtcctcgatcaattTCTTGTCCTTTTCCGGCCTTTGACGGACCTCGGCGTCAAGGGCCTCGGAAGCCCCCCGTGCCTCGGCGCGCGCCTCTTCTAGGCGGCGGATCAACTCCAATGAATCCGCCCGCGCCGAGCGAGCTTCGGCCACAAACGCCTTCAGATGCGTTTGAAGTTCCATACTTCGTGCCTCAAACGCCTGAAGTTCGGATCGAAGGCGCATTGCCTCCGCATCCAAATCCGCGGCGCGCTGCTCAGCCGCCGCGACTGCCTCGGGACCCCCCCCCCCCGGCGCGGAGCTCGTCCACCTATTTCCGGAGCTCGGCGTTACGGCCACTCAAGGCGGCGATGACTCGCCCCGCGTCACGAACGCGGTCCATCAGCGCCGTGGCGTAATGATTGCCCTGCAGACAAACGAGTCAAAAAACTATCCGGGCACACGTAAGTAAAGGAGCGGGATAACACTCACCCATAGCAGCGACTTAGCAGACTTGCCGAGGAGGACCTCGGAGGGCAACGTATACAaatcccgagctatgtcgggatgaaGCCCCCCGCGGACAAACTCGGCGATCGAATCCCCCTCGGCCCACACCCGGTTGCCCCGGGTGAGGCCCTGCCAGCGGGCCACCAGTGGATCGGAAGCCTCGCCCCGTGGGAGACTGCCCACCACCCGCATCTGGTAGGGTTCATCCTCCCTCCAGGTCGGCAGACGACAAAGGTCGCGGACGGAGGGCCCTCGGGGAGCCTCCACCGCGGCATCCCTACTGGTACCCGCTTCGCATCTCCCGGGGCTCCCCCCAGCGTGGCCCGCCGGCGCAGTGATGGCCCCCGCCGTCTGGACCGTGACCTCTCCAGAGACCTCCCCCGAGGAAACCCTCGCCCTCTTCCGCGGGAGACCGGCCTCGACGTCCACCGGGGTCTCCCTCGAACCAACCCTCGCCGCGGCCGGCGAATGGGATGATGCGGCCGATGAAGTCTTCCTCCCGCGCACGGCAgtgaggttcaccatctctgtgCGAAAAAACCGAACTCAGTCAGAACGCCGAAAAACATGAGGACCCGCCACTACCCTCtttaaggcatacctcgaggcaccgggctaagacccgcctcgaccaaccactccTCGGACATACTCCGGATGGCTTTTGAGGATGGGAGGATTTCTTTAAGCCTTCGGAGCTCTCGGCACTCCACGTCGTCCAAAGCCGGGGTTGCATTGTCTATCGTGCGCGCTGCCCACCGGACCCCGAACCCCCAGTCCTCTGAGCGGCTGACGAaaaagaaacgctccttccaTCCCTTATTACTGGAGGGAGCCCCGCTAACTCGAAAGCCCGCTCGGGCGGACTgatagtagccccccgaccccttggaaaggcgaaagcaagaaagaaagagagatagGGTCGGGGCGATATTGGCATAATGACATTCCCCCAGGAACGCCACGATGTAGCGCCAGGAGTTGGGCGCCATCTGAGACGGTGAGATGCGCTACCGTGAAATACAAGAGGTTATGAGGGGGTGCAGGGGGAGGCGCAGCCCGGCCTCAAAAGCATCAATGGTGAGGGCAAAACCCCTCGGAATTGGGTCGTACGACCGTTGGCCCGGTTCAGGTGCCAGGagaacaaactcctccgggatgctgTAGAGATCCCGAAGGCGACTAAGCAACGACTTGCTCACAATTGAGTCATggtcgtgtggccacatcagGGCTTCGAGGGCCCGGGCTGCTTTTTCGTCGGATGACGAACTTCGATTCGACACTACCACCATTCTTCCGGCTCTagccgaagaagaggaagaagagaaggaggaagaagacaccGTCCTCACTGACCTTTAGTAAGAAGAGGAGAACGATCGATGCAAACGAAATAGGGGAGTCCGAAGCAGCGGAGTCGGAATAGATAAGGAGACCCTTAGGGGGCTTGCCCCACGCTACTTATAAACAGGCCACATCCTGCCAAAACAGCGACCCTTCCTCTTCGGAAGTGTGCTGCGTCTTCTGTTAAAAATGCTAATCCTAGAAAAGATAGTTCTGAGTCTTCTGACTTCAAGAGAATGTTAACTGAAATTTATGGTTCAcccatgataaaaacaaggagctTGTTGAGCTTTAGATCTAGATCTTGCAAGgaacttttttttaaatttcattttgaTCTGAGTGTTCTACAAATTAGTACCTTTGTGGTGTTGAACAAAGAGTAGTAGTTGCAAATTATTTCTAACATTGCCAGTGTCTTGAAATAAATGTTTAGCTGGAGTTGTGGATCACTGTCAGTTCCTTGTTTAGGAATATGGAAGATGAAGAAGAGTTGGGAGGTTAATGATGGCTAAGGATCTGTGTATACACTGGAAAATAGCACACTGATGGCATTGACTTAACTCTTTGCTAGGCAGAATTTACTACCACTCTTGAAAGGTCCTTTTCTCTCTCTGATAATAGAGGAAAACAAACCCGACAGGCACATTTAAGCAAATACGACTGTAAAATATGGAGATGTATACATAATCCATATACTATGGGTTCTGACTATATTTTCCATTAAAACTGTGTGCAACTATAGACTTATCTTAATTCTGCAAAGCTTACATGGTGGCATGATTAGGTCTCTTGAATATTGTTTAACTTGATTTAGTTGTATTGGTATCCTGTCTTATTGGTTCTTGGCAATTCAGTTGGTTTTTCCTTGAATATTCTGTGGtttcattatttataattcaGATCTCCAACCAACCAACAAATTCTGCACTTCCTCTATATTTAGGTCATAGAACACAAGCCCTATGATCACAAAGCTGATGTTTTTAGCTTTGGAATTGTAATGTGGGAGTTGCTTACAGCTAAGGTAACTTCAACTCATGCAGTAcgaattcttttttatttcacTCAAAACGAAACATCATATGAAGTTTAGTGTGTCTATATTCTATTTTTCTGTGCAGCTCCCAAATGAATACCTAACCCCACTTCAAGCAGCCGTAGGCGTTGTTCAAAAGGTAACCTCACCTCCGGTTTCACTTATGTTGTCAGAACTATAACAATCTATAATACACATTCATAGGAATCCATCATACGCATCCTTCCTTTTCATCAAGATAATATTGTTCTACCAAATTCTTGACCAACTTAACTTTACATGATACCAACAATGTGACTTGTTGTAAAAATTGTTTTTGTCTTTTGCTTCATGTATTGATTTCTGCACTGGATTGGAACAATTAAAAAACTAAATCTCCTTGCCACTTGCATTGAAGCCAATAAATCATGCATTCCTATGGAGCACAAACATGTGTAAACAGTGTTTTATCTGACACAATATGTTTTAGTTGACACAATGTGTAAACTAAATGTGTAAACATGTGTAAACAGGGTCTTGAATAAAGAAGAGTATGTTATGGCTTTATGTGTTTGCAATCTATCTTATTAGACTTATGAGGGATCTTGAGAAAGCAGGTTATGCTACTTATGCCGAATGTTTTGCAATCTATTTTATTAGAACTCTATACCTATGACTTAGATTAGGTGAGGAGATCACATGAACAACATAGCTTGTTGAAAAGTAGAAGCTAATTTATGACAAATACTTCCAAGTATGCAAGAACTAGTAAAGGAGTATTTAAAGTAAAAATAAGATATAATCATGCATAGGTGATCTTTATACTTTCACATCAACATGAAGATATCTTGCTCCCCTTTTCACATAGAGCAGTTTTTTCCATCACCATAAATCATTCAACACATGATTGCTTGCCATACATGACTGGTTTTATCTGATCGATGCTCCTACAGAGTTCCAACACCATATTGTATGGGTTTTAATCAGCGTAGAACTTGGATCCTCCGATCACTAAAATTAACTTAACTAGTTATTAAGGAAAAGAATATACTTCTtgttatggtaagtaacttttttagccgtgacctcggggccaACACGGCTGGTTcaagggtccgaatggcggggatctggcGTGGCTCCCTTCGGGATCTTGTGGCGGCCGATTGCGGGGGGTTCGGCTGGAGAGTTCCGCGACGCCGGGTAGAGTTGGCTTCGGTcgggcacctgcacacaggtcgggtcgacaACTCGTCCCGACCCCTCCTACGATCCAGTCAGTGATGGGGAGTGGAGTTTTGGGTGAAGTAGTGCTTATGTCCTCCCTCTCTTCGTTTGGGGCCCGGGAGTATTTATcggtgagtttgatgttacctgatgtgccatcctgtCGGGGCTGGGTCGTACCTCAGATGGCGCCTAccgtcgtcgtgggcgttgcaTGGAAGGCCGAGCTACcgtagggtatggcgagcctcggtcgaTGCCTTCCCCTGCCTTGGCCGGTCGTGCGGGATCAGACGATGAGGTCGTCTTGGTACGGTGAGTGAGGGTGCATATTATGTTGGTGTTAATGCTCGCCCCCTAGGGCAGTGTGCCGTCCAGGGGTGGCTGACGTCGTGGtgtgttacgtcaaatccggtgtgtttttacccctatcacttCTGTAGGAGTTGCATACTTGTATTAGTATCAGTGCTTCTCTATGTTTCTTAACATATATGTTTGAAAACTATATATGTGCCTGCACAACATTCTTTTTTACTTCTATTTCTACTCTATAGGGTTTGAGGCCTACAGCTTATTGCTAAAGAGGTTCATCATCTAAGCCTAGGATTATGTTCCTAAATTCCAAAACTTCTTTAACATGATGGTTTCCTAAATTCCTAAATTCACAATTGGTTGATGCCAGAATGTAAGACGTCAGCAATCTCTAGTTCTTGCCCCTGCCAAGATTGGGGGCCACCCACCAGGGGATGTCCAACCGGTCCGACAGCCACTCGAGCCCATCCGGCTCAGACCCGCCGGAATCGATAACCTCCGTGATCTCACCATTTTCCAGGTTGACCACGCACACGGTCGACACCAGGGTATCTTCCCCCTCCAAACTCATCTTCTCTTCCTTCACGTAGTAGATGGCATTCCCCAGGAACCCTGGGAAGTCCCCCGCGGCGACGCACACCGAATGGTTCGTACCCAAAAACAACATACGGTCGCCGATGTCCTGCACTTCGATCGCCTTCGCTGGCCGGTCTCCGTCGCCTGGATCGAGCCTGAAGACGCGGAAGCTCCTGGTGTTCTTCCTGGCTGCACTCCTCTTGTAGAACTCGGTAACCAGGAGTAGTTCTCCAGCCGACCCAATCAAGTAGGTGGGTAAACCACCGCGCGGCACGCAGGGCGGCATGGAGTTCCATGCGATCATCGTCGCCCTCCCCGGCGGGCCTGGGTCGACGTCGAAGACTGCTAAGTaatttttgtcattgtagatagcGCACAACCTCCGCTCGCCGTAGGGCACGACGTCAGTCAGGTTGAACACCTGCGGCACTCCTGGGAAAATCCAATGGAGATCATCGAAAGGTTCGTTGACGTTGTCCTTCCACGATCTGTCCCCTGGGCGGCAGGTAAAGCAGCGCTTGTATATGCCGTCGAGGAAGACGATTGCCACGAAGTCCCGGTCGAGGGTAGGGTCGGAGGACAAGACGGCCTTGTCGACGATGGCGTTGGACTCGACCGTAATGTTGGGGTAGTCCGTTTTGATGAAGTAAGATCCGATGCCGTCCTCCGATTGGTAGAACAACAGTACGAATGATTGGAGGGTGGAGAGTGGGGGGAGAGGAATGTCTTCGGCGGTGACGGGGTTGAAGAGGGAGACCGCGGAGGTGGCTTCGGAGATGAGGATGAGCCACCCGTAAGAGGAGCCGATGCAACACATGCTGGTGGTGTGAGGTAGGCGGCGCATGCTTCCATTAAAGGCGTTGGCGAGGCAGAAGGCGGAACTCTTTCTTGGTTCCGGGGTAGAGAGGTAGAGGAGGAAGGGGAGCTGAGCGGGGAGGTGACGGGGCCGGGGGGGGACGGCGGAACGCCAACACTTGCAGACGGCGCGGAAGCGGATGTAGTCGGATGCGCTTCTCAAGAAATGGGAGGTGAGCTTGACGAGATGCTGGCGAAGCCCTGTCCACATAGCTATTCGTGGGACATGGTCGGCCATTGTGCGTCCCCTCTTTCTCAGTCTCTCTACCTCTATCtgttaaaacccttgcagattctaaacttgggattgatctctttaggggatcggcttccttggaactctataggggttcctccctccaagttgctgctcaaaggctgcagaaaagattcatctattacttatgaaaagaggtggaatacatgattatttatagggcttctaaaccctaactcataataggactcttacttaagacacctacttctaaccaactcctaatatgactcctaatcaaaactcctacttctaaccaactcctaatatgactcctactcaagacttctattcctttacaactccttattcgtctctaagaaataacctcctaaccctacccggccacttcacctctttaataggggtcgacttaggtaggttttacatgaatgtccctctcaattaggactctcctagctagagtcctaacaaacccgtcctcttcaaatcagctttgttctcgaggc is a window from the Musa acuminata AAA Group cultivar baxijiao chromosome BXJ2-1, Cavendish_Baxijiao_AAA, whole genome shotgun sequence genome containing:
- the LOC135598216 gene encoding serine/threonine-protein kinase STY46-like gives rise to the protein MRYREIQEVMRGCRGRRSPASKASMVIEHKPYDHKADVFSFGIVMWELLTAKLPNEYLTPLQAAVGVVQKGLRPTLPKNTHPKLDELLHKCWQQDPTARPDFSEILEILQLIAKEVEDESDDCRKDKSSGGFLSVLRRGH